The Flavobacteriales bacterium genomic sequence TCGTCATCGGTGAAGCTGTAGCCGTGGATCACCTCCGCGATGCGGGCATGGTCGTGATCAAACAGGTCGAGGATGCGTTCGAAGTTGCTGGGCGCCCCCACATCCATGGCGTTGGAAATGGTGGCTACGGATGCGCGTGGCTCGTACTTTCCACTTTGCAGGTAAGCCGGCACCACGTCGTTTACGTTGGTGGCAGCTACAAAGCGACGGATATTGAGCCCCATGCGCTGGGCAAACAACCCGGCACACAGGTTGCCGAAGTTTCCGCTGGGAATCGTTACGGTGGCTTCCGCCCCTTGCATCTGTCCCACTCCGTGGAAATAATAAATGCTTTGGGGGATGAAGCGTGCCACATTGATGGAGTTGGCGGATGTCAGCCTGAACTCCTTGCGCATCTCCGGATCGGAGAACACTTGTTTCACCATGCGCTGGCAATCGTCGAACACGCCGTCCACTTCCAGGGCATATACGTTTCCTCCGAGGGTGGTCAGTTGTTTTTCCTGAACGGGGCTCACCTTGCCGCTGGGGTACAGGATGATCACGCGGATGCCATCCACCCCGTGAAATCCGTTTGCCACAGCACTGCCGGTATCACCTGAAGTGGCCACCAACACATAGGTGTGGTCATCTTCTTGCTGTACACATGTGCCGAGCAACCGGGCCATGCAGCGTGCGCCCACGTCTTTGAATGCCATGGTGGGGCCGTGAAAAAGTTCGAGGGTGGCCATCCGTTCCCTGATCCCTACCAGGGGAATGGGAAAATTGAGGGCGTCGGCCGCCATGGTTTCGATCTGAGCTTTGGAGAGTCCGTCGCCGAAAAAAGTCCCGAGTACGGTGGCGCCGATCTCGGGAAGGGTCATCCCGGGCAGTGCTTTGAAAAAGCTGTCGGGTAAAACGGGGATCTCCACCGGCATGTACAATCCGCCGTCGGGTGCAAGTCCGTCCATGATGGCCCGGCGCTGATCTGCGCGCAGGGATTTGTCACGTGTGCTGTAAAACTGCATTGCTATCCTTTCAATATTTTGGGTCCTACCGGGTTGATCGCGGAAATGTGCGTTTGGTAGGGGACTTTCAGTTTCTGATATGTCTTGGCCATGCCTTCGGCAATCGACTTCGCCCTGGCTTCATTTCTGGCGAGTGCGAAGATGGAAGGTCCGGATCCGGAAATGCTGCATCCGAGCGCCCCTCTTTCCATCGCTTCTTTTTTCACCAGCTCAAAGCCGGGAATAAGGATGGAACGTGTGGGTTCGATCACCACGTCGTGGAGTGAGCGCCCGATCAGGTCGAAATCGCCCATCATGAGTCCGGCCACAAGTCCGGCTGTATTCCCCCATTGGGTCACCGCATCGCGCAACCGGATATCATTCCTGAGGATCTTCCGGGTATCTTCGGTGCGCACTTCGATCTGCGGATGCACCACGGCGCAAAACAAATCTTTGGGGTATGGGATGGAGATCACATCCAGCGGCACGTAGCTGCGCACAAGGGTAAAACCGCCCATCAGTGCGGGAGACACGTTATCGGCATGGGCCGTTCCGCTGGCCAGCCGTTCGCCCTCCATGGCAAAAGGAACAAGCTCAACGGGCGACAAAGGTTTACCGAGGAGTTCATTGGCACCGTATACCGCACCTGCTGAACTGGCGGCGCTGGATCCGAGACCGCTACCCGGTTTGATCTTTTCCAGGATCTCCAGTTCAAAGCCCGCATCGCTTTGGATGTGATCAAGGAATGCTCGCAATGCAACACCTGCCGTGTTCTTTGCAGGATCCACGGGCAGGTTTTTCTGCTTGGATGAATTAATGATTTTAATGTCCGGTGATTTGGACCGGGTCACGCGCATTCGGTCCCCCGGGGTATCGAGTGCGAAGCCCATGATATCAAAACCGCAAGCCACATTGGCAACGGTTGCGGGCACATGTAGGAGAATGGATTTCATGACACTGTTGGTTGATCTGATTTATGCACCTACCCTTACAATATCCGCCAGCACACCGGCAGCTGTTACTTCCGCTCCGGCACCGGCACCTTTCACCACCAGGGGTTGTGCTTTGTACCGCATGGTTGTAAACAGCACAATGTTATCACTTCCTTCGATATGATAAAAAGGATGACTGCTTTCAAATTCCTTGAGTGCGAGCACCGCTTTTCCGTTTTTGTAAGTTGCCACATACCTCCATCGCCTTCCTTTTGCTTCCAGTTCCTTCCGTTTGACCTCGAAATCGGCATCGTACTTTTGAAGTGTTTTCATGAAGTCGTCCACCGACTTTGCTTTCTGGCAGTATTCCGGCAGGAAATGATCCACCTTCACATCTTTGATTTCCAGTTTGGCTCCGCTTTCCCTGGCGAGGATAAGGATTTTGCGCGCCACATCCACGCCGTTCAGGTCGATACGCGGATCGGGTTCAGCATATCCCATATCCATCGCTTTCTTCACGGTAGTACTCAGGC encodes the following:
- the thrC gene encoding threonine synthase, giving the protein MQFYSTRDKSLRADQRRAIMDGLAPDGGLYMPVEIPVLPDSFFKALPGMTLPEIGATVLGTFFGDGLSKAQIETMAADALNFPIPLVGIRERMATLELFHGPTMAFKDVGARCMARLLGTCVQQEDDHTYVLVATSGDTGSAVANGFHGVDGIRVIILYPSGKVSPVQEKQLTTLGGNVYALEVDGVFDDCQRMVKQVFSDPEMRKEFRLTSANSINVARFIPQSIYYFHGVGQMQGAEATVTIPSGNFGNLCAGLFAQRMGLNIRRFVAATNVNDVVPAYLQSGKYEPRASVATISNAMDVGAPSNFERILDLFDHDHARIAEVIHGYSFTDDETRSAIAKVFQEFNYLLDPHGAVGYLAMKKELADNGGMGFFLETAHPSKFPEVVEQATGLKVEIPERMQELMSREKKATRVPADEQALKDFMRALD
- a CDS encoding homoserine kinase; protein product: MKSILLHVPATVANVACGFDIMGFALDTPGDRMRVTRSKSPDIKIINSSKQKNLPVDPAKNTAGVALRAFLDHIQSDAGFELEILEKIKPGSGLGSSAASSAGAVYGANELLGKPLSPVELVPFAMEGERLASGTAHADNVSPALMGGFTLVRSYVPLDVISIPYPKDLFCAVVHPQIEVRTEDTRKILRNDIRLRDAVTQWGNTAGLVAGLMMGDFDLIGRSLHDVVIEPTRSILIPGFELVKKEAMERGALGCSISGSGPSIFALARNEARAKSIAEGMAKTYQKLKVPYQTHISAINPVGPKILKG